The genomic region ATACTTGTTGGTTTCATAATTATCATTAATATCTTTCATACTTGTTCTTATTGCTTAGAGTATCTAAATCATCTTGGGATGCCACTTTCTGTTCTGTAAACCCAAAATTTATTGCTGTAATAACTGAATCAGCTGGTGGGGGAGCATTCATTGTTTTGCCAATTACCAAGGTTTTCAACAGTGCTTTtatgtttttgctttctttgaAACCAGCATCTTTCAACATTGGGTTATCCCTCAAGGAGCATGGGGGCAAAATGAAATCAGATTGTCCTGCTGTGAGTGGGCATAAAGGCCCAGTATTGGATATTGCCTTTTCACCTCATAATGAAAACCTTATCGCGTCTGGCAGTGAAGATTGTTCGGCGAAGTTATGGAACATTCCAGATGGTGGGCTTACATCGTACGTAGAATTTGCATACGCTAGAAAAAAACTATATTTGCAATACTACGGTTTTCCCCTATTATCTTCTAACAGGACAATGACAGAGCCGTTCCTTGCCCTGTTATATCATCAGCGACGAGTCGGCCTTGTACTTTGGCATCCAGCTGCCGAGAGCATCCTTCTCACGGCTGGTAAACCCAGATATGTCAACattcttacattttttaaacaaacgaTCATTATTTTCCATCAACAGGTTCCGATAATCTGGTAGTCATTTGGAATGCAGATACTGGGGAACCTACAATTGTTATCGATAGTCATCCAGATTTGGTTTATTCAGCTTGTTGGAATTGGAATGGATCAAAGTTGCTTACTACGTGTAAAGACAAGAAGATCCGAATCATCAATCCTCGCGCTGGAATAGTAGAggaggtttttgtttttaaagttttaattATATCAACAGCAAGACGACGTTCTCTTTTGCTCAGGAGGCTGTTTGTCATGAAGGATCCAAGGCTTCCCGTGCAATTTTTCTGAGAAATGGCCTTATTTTTACAACAGGATTTTCCAAAGTCTCTGAGAGGCAATATTCGCTTCGAGAATCGGGTCACCTGAGTAACCCAATGGTCCAAGCCGAAGTAGATACTTCTAACGGCGTTATGTTCCCTTTCTACGACTCGGATACTAACATTATTTACTTGTGTGGCAAGGtagtttcttgtttttttccttataaTATGGAGAGGTTGGGACAGATAGTTCCGTAAATACCTGTTGCGTATCCGATTCAATTTGTAGGGCGATTCAGTTATTCGGTACTTTGAAGTGACACCGGAGCCCCCTTTCGTACATTACATCAACACGTTTCAAACACCGGATCCGCAGCGAGGCATTGGGATGATGCCTAAACGGGGCTGCGATATCCATTCGTGCGAAATAACTCGGTTCTATCGGCTCAATAGTTCGGGATTGTGTCAAGTCATCACAATGACAGTCCCTCGGAAGGTAAGTACTTCCTTCTACAATCAAGTTTTTCTAACTTACCacgttgatgaatttttttttgtttcgtattttttttgttgttgttctggTTAGTCAGAACTTTTCCAAGAAGACTTGTACCCGGAAACTATAAGTCCTCTTTCAGCCCTTTCGTCAGACGAGTGGTTTTCCGGCATGGATAGCGATCCTATAATGATGTCCTTAAAAGATCGCTGTATCGTCGCCGGAAATCGTTATCGCGATCATTATGAATCGGTAAACTGCCTCTTCTTTGTGCTGCACAACGagctctctctttctcttttttttgtattggacgaatttttatttttttcatttattttttaggaATCTTCGCTTAACCTGGAGCTAGGCAACATAGTGTCTCCAGTTGGTTTGCCCAAGCGGCTTTGTCGCACAACCAGCCTGAATCACCACGCCGTGGCGAAAAGCCTTTCACTACCACTCAATGCCAAGACTCCTGTAAGTGTATAGCTTTCACTTTGTACTGAACGTAAGGTTAGGTTAgttatttacttttattaGACGAGAGAACAAGAAGCGCTGCTGGAGGAAATAGCGCGTTTGAAAAAACGTTTGGCAGAACAAGAAGAACGAGTTCGAGTTCTCGAATCGTTGAACCACGAAGAGCGTATTCGTAAACTGGAAACTTTACTgcaattcaaagaaaagaaatttgaacAGGATTCCCGTTCGGAATCGTCAAATTATCAGGTATCGTTGAATAATAACTCGGGGACGTGTTACAATCGCAATACGCACCTAGCAAGTACCCAATCAAGCCCCACTGCGCTGTCAATGCCCATTACCGACGGTGACGATAATGGCGCTAAGGGTGACACGTTCACGACAGAGATTCTTCCTCATCTCCCGTTCGGTGAATCCCTTTGTAAATTGTCTAATTTTCTATCCACTCCTATATCGGCCATGGGATATGAACTACCGTCGCCAATGGCCACTGCTCACAGCTTGGCTTCATTGCCGCCCGTTAAAGCGTTAGCTTCGTTTAGTAGATGGGGTCCGATCAAGTCGTTTTCTTCGTCCGTAATGTCATCACTTACTGCCATGAGTCCAACAAATTCGCCATCGAAAAATGCCCCATCATCCGAATGATCGTGAATGGTGTTAGCATTTATCTTTAGTGCAACATTTTTCTAAGTCTacataaattattttatatttaatcaATTATTTCTTGCGATTCCACAGTGCAAAAGCCaatctaaaatatatattCGATCTCCATAAAGCACATTGCATCAACAAAATAGTAACGAAGTCGAAACAGAGAACTCCATGGAAGGGTCAAAAGTCAAAGTTGAGTGCTGAGTCTGATGATCAACCAGATGGTTTACATCAGCTCTCAAAGAGGCTGAAAAATGTGGTTTGTAAACGTCACGCATGTATTGAATTTCAAGTGCAGTCTTGGGttcaataacaagaaaaaaacccatGCAGCTCAGCACCCGTCTGGCACGACGCAACACTCCACGAGGATCCTTTCCTATCAAAGAAAGTGTATCATTGCTGGTTTCTTGCTGTGTACAGACAGTCTGATTTGAATTTCCATCCAAaatactttctttttgtgccGTTTTTGTGTCGAGTGAAATGACAGCGCTTCGCGTCACTTTTCAGCTCttgattttattcatttgCGTGCCATTTCATCTGTGCGTAAGTTTAACTCCTATGACTTTAATAATGTTTAAATTACTGTAatagctcttttttttatagatcaTTGATTGGACGCAGCTGGAACAAAAACGATCGGTGGTGACATTTAGCAACGGCAATGTTCTTTCGGCTGAAGTTCCTGGTGAACCGAATGAAGGCCGTGATTCTTCCGCAGACAGCAGGCCACGTCAAACTTTGGTAACGTACTATAACTTCAACTGAATTCCAGCCTATTATCCCTCAAAACCGGTTGCAGTAATCGCTTTTTCTACGTAATTTGGTTCATCAGTTCTCGTTATCAATGTAGCTGGATGAAAAACTGATAGGCGTAACTGAATTTTCGACTTTAATGTGCAGTGACCGTTAATGGTTTTACACGAACTGGGCTGCTATTAAGCTGTTTATTTAAAGTCGTTCATATTTTTTGCGGCATAGGTCGTCCATCCAGGGAAGGCTAAACCATCCGCCAATGTGGATAATGTATCCAGTGAGCCTGTCACGACGAGGTCTTCACggtaaatttgaaaacatgGTAATGCGAACAAGATCTATCGCTCATTGTATATGGTTGTTTACTGCAGAGTCTTGACTCCTCCACCGACGACCACACCGAGACCATCATTCAGCAACTATTACGATTCTGACGGGTGCATATTTGCCGTAGAAACACCCTCCTTGAATACGCAAAATGAAGCCGCGGCCAATCTACCGACAACCACGCCCAGAAGCAACGCAGTTTCTATTGCTCAACGGTATTTTTCTAGTCCTATTAAGAGAATACCAGATTACATATTCAACTCACATCTGTAATTGTTTATGTTACAAGGGCTCCGTTTAGAAcgacaacgacaacaacaaccacgACGATGAGAACTACAGCAAAGTCTTCAGCCTTAGGTTGTCCTAAGCAGAATGGATTATTCCCATTTGATGGTGATTGCCGAAAGTTCATTAACTGCTGGAAAGGTCGTCCACATCTCCAAGTTTGTGGTGCGGGAACGCTATTCAATGCTGCCACCAATGAATGTGATCACGCCAATAAAGTAATTTGCCAAGGTAATGTGAACAACAACCAAGTATTTTACCACAAATCTCTGATTATATAATGTGATTGACAGTGGGTAGATCAGCACCAGGTACAACACCTCCATCGAATGGTCGCCGATCTCCAACACCAGCAGCTGTGACGACGacatcaacaacaactgcTGCGCCAGTTCCGTTATTAAAAATATCTTGCCCTCAGCCTAAAGGATTTTTTCCTCATCCGCATGATTGCAAAAAATTTATCAACTGCTGGATGGGTCGTCCAGCGGTGCAGGTGTGCGGAGAAGGAACACTTTTCAATGCAGCTGCAAGGGAATGCGACCACGCGGCCAAAGTCGTCTGCTTAAGTACACATAATCAATCATTTATATTAATTTGAAAGAGAGCACAAAACTGACACTGTTACAATTCCAAAATTAGCGAATTTAGGAATGCCACAGACTCTGCCCAACCATAACGATCCtggaaacacattttttgcATCGGCTGAGAACGCGCGATCGTCAAGGCCGGCAGCCCCGGCGAATAATCTTGAATCGTCTTTGTCTAAACCCCGATTCCAGCCGCCATTGTCGCCGGATAGCGGCCAGGTTATGCGTCTCCGGGGAGGAGCTGGACCCTGGGAAGGTTATGTGGAAGTGCGTGGAGGTAAAGATCGACCTTGGGGTCATGTGTGCGATACGTCCGATAGTTGGACTATACAAGAAGCCAGCGTCATATGTCGCCATCTAGGTTTCGTCAGGTAGGAATTCAATCGTTCCAGTAAAtattggatttttaaaaaataatatttccgTTTCATAGAGGAGCTCAAAAGTCCATTCAAGGATTGGAGTTTGGTCCGTTGACAATGGATAAAATTTTGATCGAAAAGGTGGAATGTTCGGGTAGTGAGGCCAACATCACTGGGTGCAAAGTGGTTGTAGGTTCCAATTGCCCTTTTATCCATGAGCAAGTTGTTGGGGTACGATGTCATCGAGATCCTCAATCATTGTGCGCCAAAGACGAACATTCTCATGGCAATGCCTGTTACAAACTAATATCAGACGAGATGAGCACCCGTGAAAGGGCTAGATCGTTGTGCGAAGAAACCGGAGGAAGCTTACTTTACATCCACTCCCAAGTATTAAAAATTGAGTACCTTTTTTTGATTCAGTGAATTTATACGCTATTTATTTATATCAGgttgaaaatgatttcatttccgAATTACTTACGAGCATCGCTCCATCGATTACCAAGGTGCATACTGATGGAATGGCAATCAGGGCTCTAAGAAAAGATTTATTGGTGTGGGAACACAGTGAGACCGCTATGAACTTTACTAAATGGTGGCCAGGTATAAAATGCTTTTTAATAACTTTACAGAACGATTATTAAGACATTTATATGTCCCAACCATAGAATGGGATAGATCGAAAACGGGCAATCCAGCTGCAAAAGCTACCCCGCAGTGTATGATTCTAGTGAAACGTTTCGAGTATCGCAATCAATGCGCTACTTTACCGTATTTTTTCTGGACGCTGGGCGAGTGCGACATCGCTGCGGCTGCCGTGTGCAAGAAAAGCCCACGTGACATTGGCTGTGTCGTTGGAAATGGGGCCGATTATCAAGGAATGGCCAATGTCAGCAAAACAGGGATGCCTTGCTTGGCGTGGAACGATCCTCGTATTCGACACGTGTTGGCTAAACCATCACGAGCTGCTGTCGCAGTGTTGGATAGTGCTGGAGCCAAATCTTCTGTAACGGCTACTTCGGGTAAATTACAGTTGATTCAATTTAACCTCATTCTGTGTTATGTAATAGTTCTTGAACCAATCACGCAGGCTTGAAGCATAATTTCTGTCGAAATCCGCATGGAGAAGCGAATCCATGGTGTTTTATCTCACCTGTGGAAATGGAATACTGCGACATACCAAAGTGTCACGTTCAAGGTGAGCAAAACTGAAAATGTGAAACAACCAGTTCCTTAACTAACCTGTCTTCTTGTCTTCTATAGAAAGAGAAGCGGTGCTTGGAAATAAATGTAAAGCTAATCAATATAAATGCAACACGGGAGAGTGTATTCCAAACACTTGGGTTTGTGATGGAGCCATTGTAAGTATTGCGTTTCACCCGAATTGGTACAGCCACTAAGAGAAGGAGGTGACATTTCAATTATAATTTGCAGGATTGTGAAGGTGGATCGGACGAAGATTTGTGCGTTCAACATATCAATGATTTCACCAAACGCCAAAATGAAACCATCCAGCGTCACGACATAGAAAAATGGATGAACACTAATCTTGAGACGTGCGCCAGGCGATGCGCCGAAGCCAAGAGCTTCACCTGTTTATCTTTCAATCATTTGTAAGTTACATCGTTTCTCGATGTTCCTGATCAATTATGATTCATCATATTAACATTACTGATAATTATATTACTGTTCCCTGTTAGTGAGGCCCAGTCGGAATGCGTTTTGAGCGACAGCAATCGAGGGCTGTCGGGACACATGATTCATTCGCCCGGCTGGACTTACTACGAACGAAAAGTTTATTCCATCGACTGCGAGACCAATCGTTTCGAATGTCCCAGCGGCAAATGTATCAATCAGACGTCGGTGTGTGATGGAAGGGATGACTGTGGCGATCGGTCCGACGAAATAGTTTGTCAATCCCAACTAGATTTCCAAGTTCGACTAGTTGGCTCCAATAAGACGAACGAAGGCCGCGTAGAAGTCAAAGGTTTAactaaatcatttttcttttgattattATTGTACAATTTGATTGCATATTGATGTGTTTACAGTGTTCGGTCAGTGGGGAGCTGTCTGTGATGACCATTTCAGCGCCAATGACGCCAATGTAATATGTCGTCAGCTGGGATTCCCCTTAGGAGCGAGCCAGGCTCTTTCCCACTCCACTTTTGGGCCGGGCTACCCCATTTTGATGGACGACGTCAAGTGCAGGGGAAATGAAAGCTCTTTGGCTGACTGTATGCTTCAAAATATCCTTCTTTATCAGGTGgacaaattaatttttattcattaaaaTGTATGTAGGTCCATTCGCTGGTTGGGGAGTTCACAACTGTGCTCCTGAAGAGGTGACTCTAATAactgaaattattattttatctgtacaatttcatttcaatGATTTCTTTAACAGACTGCAGGAGTCAGATGCATTTTGACAGAAACAACGTGCActgaaaatcaattcaaatgtGAAGAGACAGACGCTTGCATCGCCATCGATTTTCTTTGTGACACAGTCGATGACTGCGGAGATCATTCGGACGAAAATCGGACCCGCTGCGATGTGCGtataaatacaataaaaagTTTTCTTCCAGCCACCTCGATACAAAATAAGTAAGCATTGTTAACTTTAGTCTGAACTGCTGGTTCGATTAGCTGACGGACCTGATCAGTTTTCCGGACGCGTCGAGATACGTCGAAGTGGAATTTGGGGTACCATTTGCGACGATGATTTTGGCCCAGAAGAGGCGGCGGTATGTtcatttttaactaaattttAACATGtcaatgttttattttg from Daphnia carinata strain CSIRO-1 chromosome 6, CSIRO_AGI_Dcar_HiC_V3, whole genome shotgun sequence harbors:
- the LOC130690475 gene encoding coronin-1C-A-like encodes the protein MSVSHRVVRASKFRNVYGTGWKRDLCYDNIKVSKSSWDATFCSVNPKFIAVITESAGGGAFIVLPITKEHGGKMKSDCPAVSGHKGPVLDIAFSPHNENLIASGSEDCSAKLWNIPDGGLTSTMTEPFLALLYHQRRVGLVLWHPAAESILLTAGSDNLVVIWNADTGEPTIVIDSHPDLVYSACWNWNGSKLLTTCKDKKIRIINPRAGIVEEEAVCHEGSKASRAIFLRNGLIFTTGFSKVSERQYSLRESGHLSNPMVQAEVDTSNGVMFPFYDSDTNIIYLCGKGDSVIRYFEVTPEPPFVHYINTFQTPDPQRGIGMMPKRGCDIHSCEITRFYRLNSSGLCQVITMTVPRKSELFQEDLYPETISPLSALSSDEWFSGMDSDPIMMSLKDRCIVAGNRYRDHYESESSLNLELGNIVSPVGLPKRLCRTTSLNHHAVAKSLSLPLNAKTPTREQEALLEEIARLKKRLAEQEERVRVLESLNHEERIRKLETLLQFKEKKFEQDSRSESSNYQVSLNNNSGTCYNRNTHLASTQSSPTALSMPITDGDDNGAKGDTFTTEILPHLPFGESLCKLSNFLSTPISAMGYELPSPMATAHSLASLPPVKALASFSRWGPIKSFSSSVMSSLTAMSPTNSPSKNAPSSE
- the LOC130690466 gene encoding uncharacterized protein LOC130690466 isoform X2, with amino-acid sequence MTALRVTFQLLILFICVPFHLCIIDWTQLEQKRSVVTFSNGNVLSAEVPGEPNEGRDSSADSRPRQTLVVHPGKAKPSANVDNVSSEPVTTRSSRVLTPPPTTTPRPSFSNYYDSDGCIFAVETPSLNTQNEAAANLPTTTPRSNAVSIAQRAPFRTTTTTTTTTMRTTAKSSALGCPKQNGLFPFDGDCRKFINCWKGRPHLQVCGAGTLFNAATNECDHANKVICQVGRSAPGTTPPSNGRRSPTPAAVTTTSTTTAAPVPLLKISCPQPKGFFPHPHDCKKFINCWMGRPAVQVCGEGTLFNAAARECDHAAKVVCLTNLGMPQTLPNHNDPGNTFFASAENARSSRPAAPANNLESSLSKPRFQPPLSPDSGQVMRLRGGAGPWEGYVEVRGGKDRPWGHVCDTSDSWTIQEASVICRHLGFVRGAQKSIQGLEFGPLTMDKILIEKVECSGSEANITGCKVVVGSNCPFIHEQVVGVRCHRDPQSLCAKDEHSHGNACYKLISDEMSTRERARSLCEETGGSLLYIHSQVENDFISELLTSIAPSITKVHTDGMAIRALRKDLLVWEHSETAMNFTKWWPEWDRSKTGNPAAKATPQCMILVKRFEYRNQCATLPYFFWTLGECDIAAAAVCKKSPRDIGCVVGNGADYQGMANVSKTGMPCLAWNDPRIRHVLAKPSRAAVAVLDSAGAKSSVTATSGLKHNFCRNPHGEANPWCFISPVEMEYCDIPKCHVQEREAVLGNKCKANQYKCNTGECIPNTWVCDGAIDCEGGSDEDLCVQHINDFTKRQNETIQRHDIEKWMNTNLETCARRCAEAKSFTCLSFNHFEAQSECVLSDSNRGLSGHMIHSPGWTYYERKVYSIDCETNRFECPSGKCINQTSVCDGRDDCGDRSDEIVCQSQLDFQVRLVGSNKTNEGRVEVKVFGQWGAVCDDHFSANDANVICRQLGFPLGASQALSHSTFGPGYPILMDDVKCRGNESSLADCPFAGWGVHNCAPEETAGVRCILTETTCTENQFKCEETDACIAIDFLCDTVDDCGDHSDENRTRCDSELLVRLADGPDQFSGRVEIRRSGIWGTICDDDFGPEEAAVICRMLGFHGPAQTSKSSSFGPGKGPIWLDEVACGGTENTLMECSRLPWAKHNCRHSEDAGVRCSHPSTSRVPTDETETTTVSSLVDLVQIGALPVKCGLRMVDDNPMDPLGQPKIVKGEPTKPGAYPWQVGVRVRNSGRGDNHWCGATIISEHYILTAAHCMEDFPKGLYVLRVGDYNTEDSDIEEDQFTVERMHFHEEFGQGGHLNNDIALIRVKSKGNRGIRFGSHVQPLCLPTPETAYVPGTNCTIAGWGSPGQPGAAFAIKLQSATVPILPDETCKAPYVYGPDRIKVGMFCAGLLEGGVDACQGDSGGGLVCLVDGKPTLMGVISWGFGCGRPNRPGVYTRVVHYLPWIYSKLAETST
- the LOC130690466 gene encoding uncharacterized protein LOC130690466 isoform X1 produces the protein MTALRVTFQLLILFICVPFHLCIIDWTQLEQKRSVVTFSNGNVLSAEVPGEPNEGRDSSADSRPRQTLVVHPGKAKPSANVDNVSSEPVTTRSSRVLTPPPTTTPRPSFSNYYDSDGCIFAVETPSLNTQNEAAANLPTTTPRSNAVSIAQRAPFRTTTTTTTTTMRTTAKSSALGCPKQNGLFPFDGDCRKFINCWKGRPHLQVCGAGTLFNAATNECDHANKVICQVGRSAPGTTPPSNGRRSPTPAAVTTTSTTTAAPVPLLKISCPQPKGFFPHPHDCKKFINCWMGRPAVQVCGEGTLFNAAARECDHAAKVVCLTNLGMPQTLPNHNDPGNTFFASAENARSSRPAAPANNLESSLSKPRFQPPLSPDSGQVMRLRGGAGPWEGYVEVRGGKDRPWGHVCDTSDSWTIQEASVICRHLGFVRGAQKSIQGLEFGPLTMDKILIEKVECSGSEANITGCKVVVGSNCPFIHEQVVGVRCHRDPQSLCAKDEHSHGNACYKLISDEMSTRERARSLCEETGGSLLYIHSQVENDFISELLTSIAPSITKVHTDGMAIRALRKDLLVWEHSETAMNFTKWWPEWDRSKTGNPAAKATPQCMILVKRFEYRNQCATLPYFFWTLGECDIAAAAVCKKSPRDIGCVVGNGADYQGMANVSKTGMPCLAWNDPRIRHVLAKPSRAAVAVLDSAGAKSSVTATSGLKHNFCRNPHGEANPWCFISPVEMEYCDIPKCHVQEREAVLGNKCKANQYKCNTGECIPNTWVCDGAIDCEGGSDEDLCVQHINDFTKRQNETIQRHDIEKWMNTNLETCARRCAEAKSFTCLSFNHFEAQSECVLSDSNRGLSGHMIHSPGWTYYERKVYSIDCETNRFECPSGKCINQTSVCDGRDDCGDRSDEIVCQSQLDFQVRLVGSNKTNEGRVEVKVFGQWGAVCDDHFSANDANVICRQLGFPLGASQALSHSTFGPGYPILMDDVKCRGNESSLADCPFAGWGVHNCAPEETAGVRCILTETTCTENQFKCEETDACIAIDFLCDTVDDCGDHSDENRTRCDSELLVRLADGPDQFSGRVEIRRSGIWGTICDDDFGPEEAAVICRMLGFHGPAQTSKSSSFGPGKGPIWLDEVACGGTENTLMECSRLPWAKHNCRHSEDAGVRCSHPSTSREVPTDETETTTVSSLVDLVQIGALPVKCGLRMVDDNPMDPLGQPKIVKGEPTKPGAYPWQVGVRVRNSGRGDNHWCGATIISEHYILTAAHCMEDFPKGLYVLRVGDYNTEDSDIEEDQFTVERMHFHEEFGQGGHLNNDIALIRVKSKGNRGIRFGSHVQPLCLPTPETAYVPGTNCTIAGWGSPGQPGAAFAIKLQSATVPILPDETCKAPYVYGPDRIKVGMFCAGLLEGGVDACQGDSGGGLVCLVDGKPTLMGVISWGFGCGRPNRPGVYTRVVHYLPWIYSKLAETST